From Pseudobythopirellula maris:
TCGAACCCGGATTGAGTTTCAAGCTTGCCGAGGCCGGCGGCATCACCGGCGCGTTCGACTCGCTCGACCTGCCAAACCTGCCCGGCACGCTCGCCCTCACGCCCGAGGTGACCGACACGAGCTTCGCGCTGCGGGTCGTCGACCTGGCGGTCGAGTTGCCGGGCGACTTCAACGGCGACGGCTCGGTCGACTCCGCCGACTTCACCGTTTGGCGGGACGGCCTCGAGCTGGGGCTCTACCACCAGCAGGACCACGCCGTGTGGGTCGAGAACTTCGGGATGACGTTCGCCTCGGTCAGCGCGGCTTCGGTCCCCGAGCCTTCGGCTTGCTTGATGCTGCTAGCGGCGACCGTCGGCTTGCCGCGGCGGCGTGCGTTAAGAGCGCACTCCTGATAGCCGTAGCGTTGTTTTCGCCGTATCGACGCCGAATCACACCGCCACTCACGCTACGCATCGGTGCGATTCGCACTAGGCCGGCGACTCGCACGCCCGCTTGAGGTCCGACAGGTCCGACTCGACCGCCTTGCGCATGCCGCCGCCGACCAGCAGCCCGGCGATCGGCGACGCGAGCTTGGCGAAGATCGTCTTGGCGCGCCACAGCATCTCGAACCCCACATCGGTCGCCCCCTCGCCTGCGGGCGTGAAACGCAGCGTCGACGCAAACGCGCAGCCGCACGACTCGCCCTCCACCGTGTAGCCGGTGGGAGGCCCGCAACGAGTCACGGTGAGCTCCTCGGTCGACTGGTGGTTCATCATCGTTCGCGTCTCACGCCACACGGTTCCCACGCCGAACGGCCCGTCGGTGACCACCTCGATGCGGTCGATGCCCGACACTCGCTCGGCGGCGTGCTCCAGGTCCGTGGCGACGGCCCACACCCGCTCGGGTGGGGCTTCGATCCGCTGGGTCGCGTGGATTGGGCGCATCGATTCCTGCCTGCAAACTGATGAATGGGACGCGGATGAACGCGGATCAAGCGGATACACGCGGATTCAGTTTACTGTTTTATCTGCGTGGATCTTTTTTAATCCGCGACGATCCGCGTCCCATTCTTCTCACAATCGGTCGCGCAGGATCTCCGTCGCGGCGTTCTTGCCGCAGGCGCCCATCACGCCGCCGCCGGGGTGGCTCGCCGCGCCGCACAGGTAAAGACCTTTGAGCGGCGTGCGGTGGTCGGCCCAGCCCGCCACGGGCCGGAAGCAGTAAAGCTGGTTGGCGTTCATCGCCCCCTGCATGATGTTGCCCCCCGTGATGCCGTACACACGCTCCAGGTCGAGCGGGCTGAGGACCTGGCGGTGCTCGATCGCGGCGGGGACGTTGGGGGCGTACTCGGCGAGCTTGGCGACGCAGCGGTCGGCGAAGTCTTCCTTGATGTCGTCCCAGCTCCCTTCCTTCAGGTTGAACGGGGCGTATTGGACGAACATCGACAAGATGTGTTTGCCGGGCGGGGCGATCGTGTCGTCGACGCTCGTCGCCATTGTGGCCTCGAGGATCGGCTCCTCGGCCGGTCGGCCGGCGCGGGCGTCTTCGTAAGCGCGCTCCAGGTAGTCGAGGCTCGGGCCGACGTGCATCGTGCCGTGGTGCTGCGGGGCGACCTCGCCCGGCTTCGACGGCCGGGCGCTCCAGTTCGGCGGCTCGGCGAGCGCGAGGTTGATCTTCATCGACGCCGACGCGTAGTCGATGTTCGCCACCGCGCTACGGAACTCATCGGGCAGGG
This genomic window contains:
- a CDS encoding SRPBCC family protein, whose product is MRPIHATQRIEAPPERVWAVATDLEHAAERVSGIDRIEVVTDGPFGVGTVWRETRTMMNHQSTEELTVTRCGPPTGYTVEGESCGCAFASTLRFTPAGEGATDVGFEMLWRAKTIFAKLASPIAGLLVGGGMRKAVESDLSDLKRACESPA